From Pectobacterium carotovorum, one genomic window encodes:
- a CDS encoding sigma-70 family RNA polymerase sigma factor — translation MSSANIDTSADMHQLYCQHHGWLQGLLRKRLGNLCDAADLAQDVFLRLLLKPRQFDSHAGARAYLSVMAQGMCVDLWRKREIERVWLTSLAEQPEPVALSAEDSNIILETLYQVDAMLRALPEKVRAAFIMAQVQGLPYREIAETLGVSERMVKKYMAQAMLHCVLLEAEIDADGQAAHS, via the coding sequence ATGTCATCAGCCAATATTGATACCTCAGCAGATATGCATCAGCTCTATTGCCAGCATCATGGCTGGTTGCAGGGGCTATTGCGCAAACGGCTGGGGAATCTGTGTGATGCGGCCGATCTGGCACAGGATGTATTTTTACGGCTCTTGCTGAAGCCACGTCAGTTCGACAGCCACGCGGGCGCGCGGGCTTATTTGAGCGTGATGGCACAAGGTATGTGCGTCGATCTCTGGCGCAAACGGGAAATTGAGCGCGTCTGGCTTACCTCGCTGGCCGAACAGCCGGAACCGGTTGCCCTGTCAGCGGAAGACAGCAATATCATTCTCGAAACGCTGTATCAGGTCGATGCCATGCTGCGTGCGCTGCCCGAGAAGGTGCGCGCCGCCTTCATCATGGCGCAGGTACAAGGGCTCCCCTATCGGGAGATTGCCGAGACACTGGGCGTTTCCGAACGCATGGTGAAAAAATACATGGCGCAGGCCATGCTGCACTGTGTACTGCTGGAGGCAGAGATAGACGCGGACGGTCAGGCCGCTCATTCATGA
- a CDS encoding discoidin domain-containing protein — translation MKKYTLATTLLCGLFSLSAYAVQVTAVTASAYDSDKGHKPANIADGDVKTRWAANGESWVQLELDKEQSVENFVLVPFKADERKLKFSVSYSTDGKTWKKLAENLVTSSNAKDGEKFTFPAVKAKFFKLDTFGTDVNKWSAINEISFNSTAQVPAQAIK, via the coding sequence ATGAAAAAATACACTCTGGCTACGACGCTTCTGTGCGGCTTATTCTCTCTTTCCGCTTACGCGGTACAAGTAACGGCGGTGACAGCCTCCGCTTATGATTCAGACAAAGGCCACAAGCCGGCCAACATTGCCGATGGCGACGTAAAAACGCGCTGGGCAGCAAATGGTGAGAGCTGGGTTCAGTTAGAACTGGATAAAGAACAATCGGTTGAGAACTTTGTTCTTGTTCCTTTCAAAGCGGACGAGCGCAAACTGAAGTTCTCCGTCTCCTACTCCACCGACGGTAAAACCTGGAAAAAGCTGGCTGAGAATCTGGTCACCTCCAGCAATGCCAAAGACGGTGAAAAATTCACCTTCCCAGCCGTTAAAGCCAAATTCTTCAAACTGGATACGTTTGGCACCGATGTGAACAAATGGAGCGCGATCAACGAGATCAGCTTTAACAGCACCGCACAGGTTCCTGCTCAGGCGATTAAGTAA
- the rimI gene encoding ribosomal protein S18-alanine N-acetyltransferase → MNTISSLTPADLAQAFKIEQASHAFPWTEKTFVSNQGERYFNIKLSHDGQLAAYAITQVVLDEATLFNIAVHPDHQRQGLGRQLLEHLIDEMERRGILTLWLEVRESNARAIALYESLGFNEVSVRRDYYPTAQGREDAILMALPLG, encoded by the coding sequence ATGAACACGATATCTTCTCTGACGCCAGCTGACCTGGCGCAAGCCTTTAAAATTGAACAAGCCAGCCACGCCTTTCCCTGGACGGAAAAAACGTTTGTCAGCAATCAAGGGGAACGTTATTTCAACATCAAACTGAGCCATGACGGGCAGCTTGCCGCTTACGCCATCACGCAGGTTGTGCTGGATGAAGCGACGCTGTTCAACATCGCCGTGCACCCCGACCACCAGCGTCAGGGCTTGGGTCGCCAGCTATTGGAGCACCTGATCGACGAAATGGAGCGACGCGGAATTCTGACGCTGTGGCTGGAAGTCCGCGAATCAAACGCACGCGCCATCGCGCTGTATGAAAGTCTGGGCTTTAACGAAGTCTCCGTGCGCCGCGATTATTACCCCACGGCACAAGGTAGAGAAGACGCGATTCTCATGGCGCTGCCGCTCGGCTAA
- a CDS encoding DNA polymerase III subunit psi, with translation MESRRDRLLQQLGITQWTLRRPTVLQGEIAVSLPAQVRLVIVSAEPLADDEPLLADVLHSLALTPAQAYRLTPQQLEMLPADARCHSWRLGIAEPIALQGVQLSSPLLSELYQNADAKRALWQQICEHEHDIFSDAS, from the coding sequence ATGGAATCAAGACGTGACAGGCTGCTACAGCAACTGGGGATTACGCAGTGGACGCTGCGTCGCCCAACGGTGCTGCAAGGCGAAATCGCCGTCAGTCTGCCCGCACAGGTGCGTCTGGTGATTGTCTCCGCCGAGCCGCTGGCCGATGATGAACCGCTGCTGGCCGATGTCCTGCACAGTCTGGCGCTGACGCCTGCACAAGCCTATCGGCTGACGCCGCAGCAGCTCGAGATGCTGCCCGCCGACGCACGCTGCCATAGCTGGCGGCTGGGTATTGCGGAGCCGATTGCGCTACAGGGCGTTCAGCTTTCCAGCCCTCTGCTTTCCGAACTTTATCAAAATGCCGACGCCAAACGGGCGCTGTGGCAACAGATCTGTGAACATGAACACGATATCTTCTCTGACGCCAGCTGA
- the rsmC gene encoding 16S rRNA (guanine(1207)-N(2))-methyltransferase RsmC: MSALTPASEVILRHSDEFLSRRVLFAGDLQDTLPAQFEAASVRVHCNQYHHWQQMVKPLGENARYGLVADAALVADSDTLIYYWPKSKQEAEFQLRNLLSLLPVGAEIFVVGENRSGVRSAETVLSDFVDLVKIDSARRCGLYHGRIDKQASFTLDDWWDEYVTDGVTVKTLPGVFSRDDLDPGSRLLLSTFEPHMKGKVLDIACGAGVLASVLAKQSPKIRLTLSDVSAAAVESSKATLAANALEGAVIASNVYSDINGRFDMIVSNPPFHDGLQTSLQAAEMLIRGAVTHLPVGGQLRIVANAFLPYPALLDAAFGSHEVLAQTGRFKVYQATVGRPPRTGSKGRR; the protein is encoded by the coding sequence ATGTCCGCATTAACCCCCGCCAGTGAAGTTATACTGCGCCATAGCGATGAATTTCTCTCACGCCGCGTTCTGTTTGCCGGTGATTTGCAGGATACCCTGCCTGCGCAATTTGAGGCGGCGTCGGTGCGTGTCCACTGCAACCAATATCACCACTGGCAACAGATGGTAAAGCCGCTTGGAGAGAATGCTCGATACGGCCTGGTGGCGGATGCAGCGCTGGTGGCGGATAGCGATACGCTGATCTATTACTGGCCGAAGAGCAAACAGGAAGCGGAATTCCAACTGCGTAATCTGCTGTCCCTGCTGCCGGTTGGCGCGGAGATCTTCGTGGTTGGGGAAAACCGCAGCGGCGTGCGCAGCGCCGAAACTGTGCTGTCTGATTTCGTTGATCTGGTTAAAATCGACAGTGCGCGCCGCTGTGGGCTTTACCACGGTCGGATTGACAAGCAGGCCAGCTTCACGCTGGATGACTGGTGGGACGAGTATGTGACGGATGGTGTGACCGTCAAAACGCTTCCGGGCGTCTTCAGTCGTGATGACCTGGATCCAGGTAGCCGACTGCTGCTGTCTACGTTTGAGCCGCACATGAAAGGCAAAGTGCTGGATATCGCCTGCGGGGCGGGCGTGCTGGCATCGGTACTGGCGAAACAGTCGCCGAAGATCCGCCTAACGCTGAGCGATGTCAGCGCGGCGGCGGTGGAGTCCAGCAAAGCTACGCTGGCGGCGAATGCGTTGGAAGGCGCGGTGATTGCGAGCAACGTCTATTCCGACATTAATGGCCGCTTCGATATGATCGTCTCCAATCCACCATTCCACGACGGCTTACAGACTAGCCTGCAAGCCGCGGAAATGCTGATTCGTGGCGCGGTGACCCATCTGCCGGTTGGCGGGCAGTTGCGCATCGTCGCTAACGCCTTCCTGCCGTATCCGGCGCTGTTAGACGCCGCATTTGGCAGCCATGAAGTGCTGGCGCAGACCGGACGCTTTAAAGTGTATCAAGCCACTGTTGGTCGTCCGCCGCGCACAGGCAGTAAAGGTCGTCGGTAA
- a CDS encoding aldo/keto reductase has translation MQQRKLGTNGPQVSAIGLGCMGMSDFYSTAQDEKESIATLHRALELGVTLLDTADMYGPHTNELLLGKAIKGKRDQVFLATKFGIIRDPANPNARGICGKPDYIRRAVEGSLTRLGTDVIDLYYQHRIDPTVPIEETVGTLAELVQEGKIRYIGLSEASVTTLERAHRVHPITALQSEYSLWTRDMEADILPACERLGIGFVPYSPLGRGFLTGAIRSPDDLAADDFRRTNPRFSGENFDKNLLLVEKINQLAQEKQVTPSQLALAWVLAQGEHIVPIPGTKRRRYLEENVAALDVTLTQEELAAINAIFPPDAAAGERYGKESMAALNQ, from the coding sequence ATGCAACAGCGCAAATTAGGCACGAACGGTCCACAGGTTTCGGCTATTGGGCTAGGCTGCATGGGGATGAGCGATTTCTACTCCACCGCGCAGGATGAGAAAGAATCCATCGCCACGTTGCACCGCGCACTGGAGCTGGGCGTCACACTGCTGGATACCGCCGATATGTATGGCCCACACACCAATGAGTTACTGCTCGGAAAAGCGATAAAAGGCAAGCGCGATCAGGTCTTTCTGGCAACCAAATTCGGTATCATCCGCGACCCGGCAAACCCCAACGCGCGCGGCATCTGCGGTAAGCCGGATTATATCCGCCGTGCGGTAGAAGGCAGCCTGACGCGCCTCGGTACGGACGTCATCGATTTGTACTATCAGCACCGCATCGACCCGACGGTTCCGATCGAAGAGACAGTCGGCACACTGGCGGAGCTAGTACAGGAAGGCAAGATTCGCTACATCGGCCTGAGTGAAGCCTCCGTCACCACGCTGGAGCGTGCGCATCGCGTGCACCCCATTACGGCGTTACAGAGTGAATACTCACTGTGGACACGCGATATGGAAGCCGACATTCTGCCTGCCTGTGAGCGTTTGGGGATCGGGTTTGTGCCTTACAGCCCGCTGGGCCGGGGTTTCCTGACCGGTGCGATTCGCAGCCCGGACGATCTGGCCGCCGACGATTTCCGCCGCACCAATCCGCGTTTCTCTGGGGAAAACTTCGACAAGAATCTGCTGCTGGTAGAGAAAATTAACCAACTGGCGCAGGAAAAACAGGTTACACCTTCACAACTGGCGCTGGCGTGGGTATTGGCACAGGGTGAGCATATCGTGCCGATTCCGGGCACCAAACGCCGCCGCTATCTGGAAGAGAACGTCGCGGCGCTGGATGTCACGCTGACGCAAGAGGAGTTGGCCGCCATTAATGCCATCTTCCCACCCGATGCCGCAGCGGGCGAACGCTATGGCAAGGAGAGTATGGCAGCCCTTAATCAGTAG
- a CDS encoding LysR family transcriptional regulator, with amino-acid sequence MDHIQAMRVFVRIVELGSFSRAAERLTLPRATVSNTIKQLEGRLGVRLLQRTTRQVQITDEGRVYYERCLQLLAEIEEIDTLFTQQKQQPVGKVRVDMPHSLAREIVVPALGEFYARYPQVTLMLSANDAAINVLREGVDCVLRAWQTDDETLATRHLPSMPQITCASADYLARYGVPRSLDELSGHRMIGYFSLRTEYLYPLEFMSDDECITRMLPSALQVNGTDAYIASARAGLGIIQAPRRGLRPFLESGELMEILPEMPPPAMPLYVMYAPGRFLAPRIRVFIEWLDELFTRNAAAR; translated from the coding sequence ATGGATCATATTCAGGCGATGCGGGTTTTTGTGCGAATTGTCGAATTAGGTAGCTTCAGCCGGGCGGCGGAGCGACTGACACTACCGCGTGCGACGGTGAGCAACACCATCAAACAGCTTGAAGGGCGTCTAGGGGTGCGTTTGCTACAACGCACGACCCGTCAGGTGCAGATCACCGATGAAGGACGCGTTTATTATGAACGCTGTCTGCAATTGCTTGCGGAAATTGAAGAAATCGACACGCTATTCACGCAGCAAAAACAGCAGCCCGTTGGTAAAGTGCGGGTGGATATGCCGCACTCGCTGGCGCGAGAGATCGTCGTTCCGGCGCTGGGGGAGTTCTACGCGCGTTATCCGCAGGTGACGCTGATGCTGAGCGCCAACGATGCGGCGATTAATGTGCTGCGTGAAGGCGTTGACTGTGTGTTGCGAGCCTGGCAGACGGACGACGAGACGCTGGCGACCCGCCATTTGCCGTCAATGCCGCAGATTACCTGTGCGTCGGCCGACTATCTGGCGCGATACGGCGTGCCGCGTTCGCTTGATGAGCTGTCGGGGCATCGCATGATCGGGTATTTCTCCCTGCGTACTGAATATCTTTATCCGCTGGAATTCATGTCGGATGATGAGTGCATTACGCGTATGTTGCCCAGTGCGTTGCAGGTTAACGGCACCGATGCCTACATCGCCAGTGCCCGTGCCGGGCTGGGGATTATTCAGGCACCGCGTCGCGGTTTACGCCCATTTCTGGAAAGCGGGGAACTGATGGAGATCCTGCCGGAAATGCCGCCGCCTGCGATGCCGCTTTACGTGATGTATGCGCCCGGTCGTTTTCTCGCACCACGGATTCGGGTGTTTATAGAATGGCTTGATGAGCTCTTTACGCGCAACGCCGCAGCGAGATGA
- a CDS encoding DUF1435 domain-containing protein, whose product MLTAMITACGLWGVSWCMGKHLSSAWGVLLPCAIMPLLALLNLNLTHLKVIIAIALLATLVMLFHQRLRHYLLLPSCVALAGGLAALSVTFNLTTL is encoded by the coding sequence ATGCTAACAGCAATGATCACAGCCTGCGGGCTATGGGGTGTGAGCTGGTGTATGGGGAAGCATCTGTCCAGTGCCTGGGGCGTGCTGTTACCTTGTGCCATCATGCCGCTACTGGCGCTGCTCAATCTGAACCTGACGCATCTGAAAGTGATTATCGCCATCGCCCTGCTGGCGACGCTTGTCATGCTGTTCCATCAACGCTTACGTCACTATTTACTGCTGCCGTCCTGCGTTGCGCTGGCTGGCGGCTTAGCGGCGCTGTCCGTCACGTTTAATCTCACGACGCTGTAA
- a CDS encoding LysR family transcriptional regulator, whose translation MELRYLRYFVAVAQARHFTRAAENLGMSQPPLSQQIKKFEQEIGTPLFKRLTRGVEMTEAGQALYEDACRILQLTDSAIARTRSIARGEKGSLNVGFSPSAMFHPTVLALLHRYCQQYPHVQPLPREENPATLIAALQERNIDIAFLRLPCDLSDEINGEILAEEPMKLVLPAGHALSHKAQVSLSELRQEPLIIFPREVCPGLHDMIIRTCYLSGYGPRPSPFAPQLTATIGMVAAGFGITLVPESLACIQADNVTYHDIGMPEIHTQIAAIWRKHERSPVIVNMIHLIRQHLSSQHPD comes from the coding sequence ATGGAGCTACGTTATCTGCGCTATTTTGTCGCCGTTGCCCAGGCACGGCATTTCACGCGTGCGGCAGAAAATCTGGGGATGTCACAGCCGCCTCTTAGCCAGCAAATCAAGAAATTCGAGCAGGAGATCGGGACACCGCTGTTCAAGCGACTGACGCGCGGCGTAGAAATGACGGAGGCGGGACAGGCGCTGTATGAAGACGCATGCAGGATTCTGCAACTCACCGATTCGGCGATTGCACGGACCAGAAGTATTGCGCGAGGCGAAAAAGGAAGCCTGAACGTGGGCTTCTCACCGTCGGCCATGTTCCATCCGACGGTGCTTGCCCTGCTGCATCGTTACTGTCAGCAGTATCCACATGTTCAACCGCTACCGAGGGAAGAAAACCCGGCAACGCTTATTGCTGCGCTGCAAGAACGCAATATCGATATCGCATTTCTGCGTTTACCTTGCGATCTCAGTGATGAGATTAACGGGGAAATTTTGGCCGAGGAGCCGATGAAACTGGTATTACCCGCGGGGCATGCGCTTAGCCATAAAGCGCAGGTTTCGCTCAGCGAGTTGCGTCAGGAACCGCTGATTATTTTCCCACGCGAGGTGTGTCCGGGACTGCACGATATGATTATCCGCACCTGCTATCTGTCAGGCTATGGCCCCAGACCCAGCCCATTTGCCCCGCAGCTTACGGCGACGATCGGGATGGTCGCGGCAGGCTTCGGCATTACTCTGGTGCCGGAATCACTCGCCTGCATTCAGGCCGATAACGTGACCTATCACGATATCGGCATGCCTGAAATCCATACACAAATTGCGGCTATCTGGCGCAAACATGAACGATCGCCCGTTATCGTGAATATGATCCACCTGATACGCCAGCATCTGAGTAGCCAGCATCCCGATTAA
- the budA gene encoding acetolactate decarboxylase, protein MKTNVSEQSCEEAFASYAYDFRQQHADSVIYQTSLMSGLINGVYEGSRTMAELLEHGDFGLGTFNSLDGELVALNSQIFQLLSDGSARAAKPEQKTPFAVMTFFHPTETIRFDRWTSREDVHRQIDEIVGTDNLFCALRIDGNFRCVETRTVPRQCRPYKPMQEAVEGQPTFHFEHRNGSVIGFRSPAYTQGINVAGYHEHFITDDRQGGGHILNYDVEHGTLTFGVVAKLIIDLPQDREFLNADLSSENLNSVIKSVES, encoded by the coding sequence ATGAAAACGAATGTCAGTGAACAATCCTGTGAGGAAGCCTTTGCCAGCTATGCTTATGATTTTCGTCAGCAGCATGCAGACAGCGTTATTTATCAGACCTCATTAATGAGTGGGCTAATAAATGGCGTATACGAAGGTAGCCGAACGATGGCTGAATTACTGGAACATGGTGACTTTGGATTAGGAACATTTAATAGTTTGGATGGGGAACTGGTTGCGTTAAATAGCCAGATTTTCCAGCTGTTATCCGATGGCAGCGCACGGGCGGCGAAGCCGGAGCAGAAAACGCCGTTCGCCGTAATGACGTTCTTTCACCCGACGGAAACGATCCGTTTTGATCGCTGGACCTCGCGCGAAGACGTGCATCGCCAGATCGATGAGATTGTGGGAACGGATAATTTGTTCTGCGCGCTGCGGATTGACGGGAATTTTCGCTGTGTTGAAACCCGTACCGTCCCCCGGCAGTGCCGGCCTTATAAACCGATGCAGGAAGCGGTTGAAGGACAACCGACATTTCATTTTGAGCACCGTAACGGCAGTGTTATTGGTTTTCGTAGTCCAGCTTACACTCAGGGAATTAATGTCGCGGGTTACCACGAACATTTCATTACTGACGATCGCCAGGGCGGCGGCCATATTCTGAATTATGACGTCGAACACGGCACGCTAACGTTTGGTGTGGTTGCCAAACTGATCATCGATCTGCCTCAGGATCGGGAATTTCTCAATGCCGATCTGTCCTCAGAAAACCTCAATAGCGTCATCAAGTCAGTAGAGAGCTAG
- the alsS gene encoding acetolactate synthase AlsS: protein MEKSTEQQSWSSGAELIVKHLEAQGVKHIFGIPGAKIDRVFDELEDSTIQTIPVRHEANGAFMAAAIGRLTGKAGVTLVTSGPGCSNLVTGLATATAEGDAVVALGGAVKRADKLKLTHQSLDTVSLFQPVSKFSAEITASSAISEVLANAFRAAESGRPGAAFVSLPQDIVNEPVSSPVLACPNLPLLNGAPHSDVAEAAKRLRQAKNPVLLLGLMASQQENAQALRRFLHRSQLPVTSTYQAAGVIDQQQFDHFAGRVGLFNNQAGDKLLQQADVIVTVGYSPIEYDPVLWNSGKATLIHIDVLRAEIDSAYHPDIELLGNIAMTVDALNACISEPVILSAGTQAVLQDRQRQRHDLSTRAINMAGFAIHPLRLVRAMQDIVNEDVTLCVDMGSFHIWLARYLYSFRARQILMTNGQQTMGVALPWAIAASLVQPGKKVVSVSGDGGFMQSSMELETAVRLKSNLLHIIWVDNGYNMVEIQQIHKYHRPAGVAFGPIDFKAYAEAFGAKGFAVESADELVSKLRQAMDVDGPAVIAIPVDYSDNHWLMENLNISVLI from the coding sequence ATGGAAAAGTCCACCGAACAGCAAAGCTGGAGTAGCGGAGCCGAGCTGATTGTAAAACACCTGGAAGCGCAGGGCGTAAAGCATATTTTTGGTATTCCCGGCGCTAAAATCGATCGCGTGTTTGATGAGCTGGAAGACTCGACAATTCAAACGATCCCGGTACGTCATGAGGCGAACGGCGCGTTTATGGCGGCGGCGATAGGCCGTCTCACGGGAAAAGCGGGAGTGACGCTGGTGACATCCGGCCCCGGCTGTTCCAATCTGGTCACCGGGCTGGCAACGGCAACCGCAGAAGGTGATGCGGTCGTGGCATTGGGCGGGGCGGTTAAGCGGGCGGATAAGCTCAAGCTGACACACCAGAGTCTGGACACCGTTAGCCTGTTTCAACCGGTCAGTAAATTCAGTGCGGAAATTACGGCATCCAGCGCGATTTCTGAAGTGCTGGCGAATGCTTTCCGGGCAGCGGAAAGCGGCCGTCCAGGGGCGGCGTTTGTCAGCCTGCCGCAGGATATCGTCAATGAGCCGGTGAGTAGCCCTGTGCTGGCATGTCCGAATTTGCCGCTGCTAAACGGTGCGCCGCATAGTGACGTTGCCGAGGCGGCCAAACGGCTGCGACAGGCTAAAAATCCGGTGTTACTGCTCGGATTAATGGCTAGCCAACAGGAAAATGCACAGGCACTGCGTCGTTTTTTACACCGCAGCCAACTGCCGGTTACCAGCACGTATCAGGCTGCTGGCGTGATCGACCAGCAGCAGTTCGATCACTTTGCCGGACGCGTTGGATTGTTCAACAATCAGGCCGGGGATAAGCTGCTGCAACAGGCGGACGTGATCGTTACCGTAGGCTACAGCCCGATTGAGTACGATCCGGTGTTATGGAATAGCGGCAAAGCAACGCTGATCCACATTGACGTGCTGCGGGCTGAGATCGACAGCGCCTATCACCCTGATATCGAGCTGCTCGGGAATATCGCGATGACGGTGGATGCGTTGAATGCGTGTATCAGCGAGCCAGTGATCTTATCGGCGGGCACGCAGGCCGTGTTGCAGGATCGTCAGCGTCAGCGCCACGATCTCAGTACGCGTGCCATCAACATGGCTGGGTTTGCGATCCACCCTCTGCGTCTGGTACGGGCGATGCAGGATATCGTGAATGAAGATGTCACGCTGTGTGTGGATATGGGGAGTTTCCACATCTGGCTGGCGCGTTACCTGTATAGCTTCCGGGCGCGACAGATTCTGATGACCAACGGCCAGCAGACCATGGGCGTGGCGCTGCCGTGGGCGATAGCGGCATCACTGGTGCAGCCTGGCAAGAAAGTGGTATCCGTTTCCGGCGATGGTGGGTTTATGCAGTCCAGTATGGAGCTGGAAACGGCGGTGCGCCTGAAAAGCAATCTTCTGCATATCATCTGGGTGGATAACGGCTATAACATGGTGGAAATCCAGCAAATCCATAAATACCATCGTCCGGCGGGCGTGGCATTTGGGCCGATTGATTTCAAAGCGTATGCGGAAGCGTTTGGCGCGAAAGGGTTTGCGGTGGAATCCGCGGATGAACTGGTCAGCAAACTTCGTCAGGCGATGGACGTTGACGGCCCAGCGGTGATTGCGATTCCGGTTGATTATTCCGATAACCACTGGCTGATGGAGAATCTAAATATTAGCGTGCTGATTTGA
- the gcvT gene encoding glycine cleavage system aminomethyltransferase GcvT yields the protein MAKQTPLYQQHLADGAKMVDFHGWMMPLHYGSQLDEHHIVRREAGIFDVSHMTIVDLHGVRTREFLRYLLANDVAKLTQPGKALYTGMLNASGGVIDDLIVYFLTEDYFRLVVNSATREKDLAWIEQHAAPFGIEIREREDLALVAVQGPQAQEKVQECLKAKGLSDADVAAVAGMKPFFGKQAGDFFVATTGYTGEAGYEIALPSEQVVEFWQQLLAVGVKPCGLGARDTLRLEAGMNLYGQDMDEGVSPLAANMGWTIAWQPEDRQFIGREALTHQREKGTDQLVGLVLTEKGVLRNDLPVRFTDSDGVMREGVITSGSFSPTLGVSIALARVPVGIGEQAIVQIRNRELPVHVTKPGFVRAGKAIVQY from the coding sequence ATGGCAAAGCAGACCCCGTTGTACCAACAACATCTGGCCGATGGTGCCAAAATGGTGGATTTTCACGGCTGGATGATGCCGCTGCATTACGGTTCTCAATTGGATGAGCACCATATTGTGCGTCGGGAAGCTGGCATTTTTGACGTTTCCCACATGACCATCGTCGATTTGCACGGCGTGAGAACGCGTGAATTCCTGCGTTACCTGCTGGCGAATGATGTCGCTAAACTCACGCAGCCGGGCAAAGCGCTGTATACCGGCATGCTGAATGCTTCCGGTGGCGTCATCGACGATCTGATCGTTTATTTTCTCACGGAAGATTATTTCCGGCTGGTAGTGAACTCCGCGACCCGCGAAAAAGATCTCGCCTGGATCGAGCAGCACGCTGCTCCTTTTGGTATCGAAATCCGTGAGCGTGAGGATCTGGCGCTGGTCGCGGTACAAGGTCCGCAGGCGCAGGAAAAAGTGCAGGAATGCCTGAAGGCGAAAGGCTTGAGTGATGCAGACGTGGCAGCGGTAGCTGGCATGAAGCCATTTTTTGGCAAGCAGGCGGGGGATTTCTTCGTCGCTACGACGGGTTATACGGGCGAAGCCGGTTATGAAATTGCGTTGCCGAGTGAGCAGGTGGTCGAATTCTGGCAGCAACTGCTGGCAGTTGGCGTGAAGCCATGCGGGTTGGGCGCACGCGATACGCTGCGGCTGGAAGCCGGGATGAATCTGTACGGTCAGGATATGGATGAGGGCGTTTCGCCACTGGCGGCCAATATGGGATGGACGATTGCCTGGCAGCCGGAGGATCGCCAATTTATCGGGCGTGAAGCATTAACGCATCAGCGTGAAAAAGGGACCGATCAACTGGTTGGTTTAGTGCTGACGGAAAAAGGCGTATTGCGCAATGATTTACCTGTGCGCTTTACTGATAGTGATGGCGTGATGCGCGAAGGGGTCATCACCAGCGGATCGTTCTCGCCAACGCTTGGCGTGAGCATCGCGCTGGCGCGTGTTCCGGTGGGGATTGGTGAACAGGCGATTGTGCAGATTCGTAACCGCGAACTGCCCGTCCACGTGACCAAACCCGGCTTTGTTCGCGCCGGAAAAGCCATCGTTCAGTATTGA
- the gcvH gene encoding glycine cleavage system protein GcvH — translation MSNVPAELKYTTSHEWVLHEGGGIYSVGITEHAQELLGDMVFIDLPEVGTVVAAGDDCAVAESVKAASDIYAPISGEIVEINEDLESSPELVNSAPYADGWLFRIRISDESDLDELLDAEAYQASLEEDE, via the coding sequence ATGAGCAATGTACCAGCAGAATTAAAATACACCACGTCGCATGAATGGGTACTGCACGAGGGCGGCGGTATCTACAGCGTGGGCATTACCGAGCACGCGCAGGAGCTTCTGGGTGACATGGTCTTTATCGATTTACCTGAAGTGGGCACAGTCGTCGCCGCAGGCGATGACTGTGCGGTGGCGGAATCGGTAAAAGCGGCGTCGGATATTTATGCGCCCATCAGCGGTGAGATCGTGGAAATCAACGAAGATCTGGAAAGCTCCCCTGAGCTGGTCAACAGCGCGCCTTATGCTGATGGCTGGCTGTTCCGCATCAGAATTTCTGATGAGTCTGATTTGGACGAACTGCTTGATGCCGAAGCCTATCAGGCGTCGCTAGAAGAAGACGAGTAG